In Panicum virgatum strain AP13 chromosome 4N, P.virgatum_v5, whole genome shotgun sequence, a single window of DNA contains:
- the LOC120670135 gene encoding putative phospholipid-transporting ATPase 9 isoform X1, producing the protein MARRRIKRLEKLKLSALLTFFRCHRGPSDDHSRIGTVGFSRVVYVNEPERLKEEGFSYPLNEVSTTKYNLGTFLPKSLFEQFRRVANFYFLVSGILALTPLAPYTAVSALAPLCVVIVATMAKEGVEDWRRKQQDHELNNRIVKVHRGNGNFEETKWKNIKVGDVIKVEKDNFFPADMILLSSNYPDGICYVETMNLDGETNLKIKQALEVTLDLKEDIKFREVRQTIKCEDPNANLYSFVGSMEWKGQQYPLSPHQLLLRDSKLRNTDYIYGAVIFTGHDTKVMQNATDPPSKRSTIEKKMDKIIYILMSSLLMIALLGSVFFGIWTKEDIRDGKLKRWYLRPDASTIFYDPKRAALASFFHLLTALMLYSYFIPISLYISIEMVKLLQALFINQDIEMYHEESDKPTHARTSNLNEELGMVDTILSDETGTLTCNMMEFIKCSIAGTAYGQGVTEVERAMAVRKGFRLDDDIENGGHKDNKIDDSPHVNGFNFKDPRIMDGNWIHEPNRDMIRDFFRLLAICHTCIAEKDENGKISYEAESPDEAAFVIAARELGFEFYKRSLTTIIIREWDPSQNVVEKRKYELLNILEFSSSRKRMSVIVKEPEGRILLLSKGADSVMFKRLARNGRKFEEDTRRHINEYSDSGLRTLVLAYRVLDDKEYKEFNEKLNAAKTSVSADRDEKIEQAADSIETDLILLGATAVEDKLQKGVPECIDKLAQAGIKIWVLTGDKMETAINIGFACSLLRQGMTQIIITLEQPDIIALEKNGDKLTIAKASKQRVMDQIEVGIKQIPPSTHVSTESFALIIDGKSLTYALEDDVKLKFLDLAIKCASVICCRSSPKQKALVTRLVKQVTHKVTLAIGDGANDVGMLQEADIGVGISGAEGMQAVMASDVAVAQFRFLERLLLVHGHWCYRRISVMICYFFYKNVTFGVTIFLYEAFASFSGKPAYNDWFLSLYNVFFTSLPVIALGVFDQDVSARLCIQYPQLYQEGVQNILFSWRRILGWMLNGVMNAVLIFFFCITAFEDQAFRQNGQVAGLDALGVVMYTCIVWVVNCQMALSVNYFTIIQHIFIWGSIAFWYLFLLVYGAINPRFSTTAYMVFIEQLAPAPSFWLVTLFVVMATLVPYFSYAAIQIRFFPMFHNKIQWKRYLGKAEDPEVARQLSSRHRTSSQQRMVGISARRDGKAMQITRETELEIRE; encoded by the exons ATGGCGCGCCGCCGGATCAAGAGGCTGGAGAAGCTCAAGCTCAGCGCATTGTTGACGTTCTTCCGCTGTCACAGGGGCCCCAGCGATGATCACTCACGGATTGGGACGGTGGGGTTCTCTCGGGTCGTGTACGTCAATGAACCGGAAAGGCTCAAGGAGGAGGGATTCAGTTACCCGCTGAATGAGGTGTCCACAACAAAGTACAATCTGGGCACCTTCCTGCCCAAGTCCCTCTTTGAGCAGTTCAGGAGGGTAGCCAACTTCTACTTCCTCGTCTCGGGTATCCTTGCCTTGACCCCCCTCGCGCCTTACACGGCAGTGAGTGCGCTTGCACCGCTCTGTGTTGTGATTGTGGCCACCATGGCCAAAGAAGGGGTTGAGGACTGGAGGAGGAAACAACAG GATCATGAGCTTAATAACCGGATAGTCAAAGTGCATAGGGGCAATGGCAATTTTGAAGAGACAAAATGGAAGAACATCAAAGTTGGAGATGTAATAAAGGTGGAGAAGGATAATTTCTTTCCCGCTGATATGATTCTGCTTTCATCTAACTATCCGGATGGAATCTGTTATGTAGAGACTATGAACCTTGATGGTgaaacaaatttgaaaattaAACAAGCTCTCGAGGTGACATTGGATTTAAAAGAGGACATAAAGTTCAGAGAAGTCAGACAAACAATTAAATGCGAAGACCCAAATGCAAACCTATACTCTTTTGTCGGTTCAATGGAATGGAAAGGCCAGCAGTATCCTCTGTCACCCCATCAGCTTCTTCTTCGGGACTCAAAACTACGGAACACAGACTACATATATGGGGCTGTCATCTTCACAGGTCATGATACTAAAGTGATGCAAAATGCTACTGATCCACCATCTAAAAGGAGTACGATTGAGAAGAAAATGGATAAAATTATTTACATTCTGATGTCATCTCTACTCATGATTGCGTTACTTGGTTCTGTCTTCTTTGGGATTTGGACCAAAGAAGACATAAGAGATGGCAAGCTCAAAAGGTGGTATCTTCGTCCAGATGCTAGCACTATATTCTATGATCCAAAACGAGCTGCTCTGGCATCTTTCTTTCATTTGTTGACGGCCTTGATGCTGTATAGCTACTTCATACCAATTTCTTTGTACATATCCATAGAGATGGTGAAGCTCTTGCAAGCTCTATTCATCAACCAGGATATTGAAATGTATCATGAAGAATCAGATAAGCCAACTCATGCTCGCACTTCGAATTTAAATGAAGAACTAGGTATGGTCGATACAATTCTATCTGATGAGACTGGAACATTGACATGTAACATGATGGAGTTCATTAAGTGCTCGATTGCTGGCACTGCCTATGGTCAAGGTGTCACTGAAGTTGAGAGAGCTATGGCTGTGAGGAAAGGGTTCCGGTTAGATGATGACATTGAGAATGGAGGCCACAAGGACAACAAAATTGATGACAGTCCTCATGTTAATGGGTTCAATTTCAAGGATCCGCGAATAATGGATGGAAACTGGATTCATGAGCCTAATAGAGATATGATAAGAGATTTTTTCCGGCTCTTAGCCATCTGCCACACATGCATAGCTGAAAAAGATGAAAATGGGAAGATTTCATATGAAGCTGAGTCCCCTGATGAAGCTGCATTTGTTATCGCAGCGAGAGAATTAGGGTTTGAGTTTTACAAGAGGTCGCTGACAACTATAATTATTCGTGAATGGGATCCAAGTCAGAATGTTGTTGAGAAAAG AAAGTATGAGCTCCTAAATATATTGGAATTCAGTAGCTCAAGGAAACGGATGTCTGTGATAGTCAAGGAACCAGAGGGGAGGATATTACTTCTCAGCAAGGGCGCCGATAG TGTGATGTTCAAAAGACTTGCACGAAATGGAAGAAAATTTGAAGAGGATACAAGAAGACACATAAATGAGTATTCTGACTCTGGTCTAAGAACCTTGGTTCTAGCATACCGTGTCTTGGATGACAAAGAGTACAAGGAATTCAATGAAAAATTGAATGCTGCCAAAACATCTGTAAGTGCTGACAGAGATGAAAAAATTGAGCAGGCTGCTGATAGCATTGAAACGGACTTGATTCTTCTTGGTGCCACCGCTGTTGAAGACAAGCTCCAGAAAGGG GTGCCTGAATGCATAGACAAGCTTGCACAAGCTGGAATTAAGATATGGGTCCTGACAGGCGACAAGATGGAGACAGCTATAAATATTGG GTTTGCATGCAGCCTACTTAGGCAAGGCATGACACAGATAATCATCACACTGGAACAACCTGACATCATCGCATTGGAGAAAAATGGAGACAAACTTACAATTGCTAAG GCATCAAAGCAAAGGGTTATGGATCAGATAGAGGTTGGGATCAAACAGATTCCACCTTCAACTCATGTTAGCACTGAATCATTTGCACTAATCATTGATGGTAAATCACTAACTTATGCCTTGGAAGATGATGTCAAGTTAAAGTTCTTGGATCTTGCTATCAAGTGTGCATCAGTGATTTGTTGCCGATCTTCACCAAAACAGAAGGCACTG GTTACAAGACTTGTTAAACAAGTAACACATAAAGTGACTTTAGCAATAGGCGATGGGGCAAATGATGTTGGGATGCTTCAAGAAGCTGACATAGGAGTTGGCATTAGTGGTGCTGAAGGAATGCAG GCTGTCATGGCAAGTGATGTTGCCGTTGCCCAATTCCGCTTTCTGGAACGGCTACTTCTGGTGCATGGACATTGGTGTTACCGGCGCATCTCAGTGATG ATATGCTATTTCTTCTACAAGAATGTTACTTTCGGTGTCACCATCTTTCTGTACGAAGCGTTTGCATCGTTCTCTGGGAAGCCAGCTTATAATGATTGGTTCTTGTCACTCTATAATGTTTTCTTCACTTCCCTTCCTGTCATTGCTTTGGGGGTGTTTGACCAGGATGTGTCTGCCAGGCTGTGCATACAG TATCCGCAGCTCTACCAAGAAGGAGTGCAAAATATATTATTCAGTTGGCGTCGGATACTTGGCTGGATGCTTAATGGTGTCATGAATGCTGTCTTGATCTTTTTTTTCTGCATCACTGCCTTTGAGGACCAGGCATTCCGTCAGAATGGTCAAGTTGCGGGCTTGGATGCCCTAGGTGTTGTCATGTACACTTGTATTGTATGGGTCGTGAACTGTCAAATGGCGCTCTCTGTGAACTACTTCACCATAATCCAGCACATCTTTATATGGGGCAGCATCGCATTTTGGTACCTCTTCCTCCTGGTCTATGGTGCCATAAACCCGAGGTTCTCAACAACAGCatacatggtcttcattgaacAGTTGGCCCCGGCTCCTTCATTCTGGTTGGTGACACTTTTCGTTGTGATGGCAACACTTGTCCCTTACTTTAGCTATGCCGCAATCCAGATCCGATTTTTCCCGATGTTCCACAACAAGATTCAGTGGAAAAGGTACTTGGGGAAGGCCGAAGATCCGGAAGTAGCAAGGCAGTTGTCGTCACGACATCGGACATCATCACAGCAGAGGATGGTCGGTATCTCTGCTCGTCGCGACGGCAAGGCTATGCAAATAACAAGGGAGACAGAGCTAGAGATTCGGGAATAG
- the LOC120670135 gene encoding putative phospholipid-transporting ATPase 9 isoform X3, with product MILLSSNYPDGICYVETMNLDGETNLKIKQALEVTLDLKEDIKFREVRQTIKCEDPNANLYSFVGSMEWKGQQYPLSPHQLLLRDSKLRNTDYIYGAVIFTGHDTKVMQNATDPPSKRSTIEKKMDKIIYILMSSLLMIALLGSVFFGIWTKEDIRDGKLKRWYLRPDASTIFYDPKRAALASFFHLLTALMLYSYFIPISLYISIEMVKLLQALFINQDIEMYHEESDKPTHARTSNLNEELGMVDTILSDETGTLTCNMMEFIKCSIAGTAYGQGVTEVERAMAVRKGFRLDDDIENGGHKDNKIDDSPHVNGFNFKDPRIMDGNWIHEPNRDMIRDFFRLLAICHTCIAEKDENGKISYEAESPDEAAFVIAARELGFEFYKRSLTTIIIREWDPSQNVVEKRKYELLNILEFSSSRKRMSVIVKEPEGRILLLSKGADSVMFKRLARNGRKFEEDTRRHINEYSDSGLRTLVLAYRVLDDKEYKEFNEKLNAAKTSVSADRDEKIEQAADSIETDLILLGATAVEDKLQKGVPECIDKLAQAGIKIWVLTGDKMETAINIGFACSLLRQGMTQIIITLEQPDIIALEKNGDKLTIAKASKQRVMDQIEVGIKQIPPSTHVSTESFALIIDGKSLTYALEDDVKLKFLDLAIKCASVICCRSSPKQKALVTRLVKQVTHKVTLAIGDGANDVGMLQEADIGVGISGAEGMQAVMASDVAVAQFRFLERLLLVHGHWCYRRISVMICYFFYKNVTFGVTIFLYEAFASFSGKPAYNDWFLSLYNVFFTSLPVIALGVFDQDVSARLCIQYPQLYQEGVQNILFSWRRILGWMLNGVMNAVLIFFFCITAFEDQAFRQNGQVAGLDALGVVMYTCIVWVVNCQMALSVNYFTIIQHIFIWGSIAFWYLFLLVYGAINPRFSTTAYMVFIEQLAPAPSFWLVTLFVVMATLVPYFSYAAIQIRFFPMFHNKIQWKRYLGKAEDPEVARQLSSRHRTSSQQRMVGISARRDGKAMQITRETELEIRE from the exons ATGATTCTGCTTTCATCTAACTATCCGGATGGAATCTGTTATGTAGAGACTATGAACCTTGATGGTgaaacaaatttgaaaattaAACAAGCTCTCGAGGTGACATTGGATTTAAAAGAGGACATAAAGTTCAGAGAAGTCAGACAAACAATTAAATGCGAAGACCCAAATGCAAACCTATACTCTTTTGTCGGTTCAATGGAATGGAAAGGCCAGCAGTATCCTCTGTCACCCCATCAGCTTCTTCTTCGGGACTCAAAACTACGGAACACAGACTACATATATGGGGCTGTCATCTTCACAGGTCATGATACTAAAGTGATGCAAAATGCTACTGATCCACCATCTAAAAGGAGTACGATTGAGAAGAAAATGGATAAAATTATTTACATTCTGATGTCATCTCTACTCATGATTGCGTTACTTGGTTCTGTCTTCTTTGGGATTTGGACCAAAGAAGACATAAGAGATGGCAAGCTCAAAAGGTGGTATCTTCGTCCAGATGCTAGCACTATATTCTATGATCCAAAACGAGCTGCTCTGGCATCTTTCTTTCATTTGTTGACGGCCTTGATGCTGTATAGCTACTTCATACCAATTTCTTTGTACATATCCATAGAGATGGTGAAGCTCTTGCAAGCTCTATTCATCAACCAGGATATTGAAATGTATCATGAAGAATCAGATAAGCCAACTCATGCTCGCACTTCGAATTTAAATGAAGAACTAGGTATGGTCGATACAATTCTATCTGATGAGACTGGAACATTGACATGTAACATGATGGAGTTCATTAAGTGCTCGATTGCTGGCACTGCCTATGGTCAAGGTGTCACTGAAGTTGAGAGAGCTATGGCTGTGAGGAAAGGGTTCCGGTTAGATGATGACATTGAGAATGGAGGCCACAAGGACAACAAAATTGATGACAGTCCTCATGTTAATGGGTTCAATTTCAAGGATCCGCGAATAATGGATGGAAACTGGATTCATGAGCCTAATAGAGATATGATAAGAGATTTTTTCCGGCTCTTAGCCATCTGCCACACATGCATAGCTGAAAAAGATGAAAATGGGAAGATTTCATATGAAGCTGAGTCCCCTGATGAAGCTGCATTTGTTATCGCAGCGAGAGAATTAGGGTTTGAGTTTTACAAGAGGTCGCTGACAACTATAATTATTCGTGAATGGGATCCAAGTCAGAATGTTGTTGAGAAAAG AAAGTATGAGCTCCTAAATATATTGGAATTCAGTAGCTCAAGGAAACGGATGTCTGTGATAGTCAAGGAACCAGAGGGGAGGATATTACTTCTCAGCAAGGGCGCCGATAG TGTGATGTTCAAAAGACTTGCACGAAATGGAAGAAAATTTGAAGAGGATACAAGAAGACACATAAATGAGTATTCTGACTCTGGTCTAAGAACCTTGGTTCTAGCATACCGTGTCTTGGATGACAAAGAGTACAAGGAATTCAATGAAAAATTGAATGCTGCCAAAACATCTGTAAGTGCTGACAGAGATGAAAAAATTGAGCAGGCTGCTGATAGCATTGAAACGGACTTGATTCTTCTTGGTGCCACCGCTGTTGAAGACAAGCTCCAGAAAGGG GTGCCTGAATGCATAGACAAGCTTGCACAAGCTGGAATTAAGATATGGGTCCTGACAGGCGACAAGATGGAGACAGCTATAAATATTGG GTTTGCATGCAGCCTACTTAGGCAAGGCATGACACAGATAATCATCACACTGGAACAACCTGACATCATCGCATTGGAGAAAAATGGAGACAAACTTACAATTGCTAAG GCATCAAAGCAAAGGGTTATGGATCAGATAGAGGTTGGGATCAAACAGATTCCACCTTCAACTCATGTTAGCACTGAATCATTTGCACTAATCATTGATGGTAAATCACTAACTTATGCCTTGGAAGATGATGTCAAGTTAAAGTTCTTGGATCTTGCTATCAAGTGTGCATCAGTGATTTGTTGCCGATCTTCACCAAAACAGAAGGCACTG GTTACAAGACTTGTTAAACAAGTAACACATAAAGTGACTTTAGCAATAGGCGATGGGGCAAATGATGTTGGGATGCTTCAAGAAGCTGACATAGGAGTTGGCATTAGTGGTGCTGAAGGAATGCAG GCTGTCATGGCAAGTGATGTTGCCGTTGCCCAATTCCGCTTTCTGGAACGGCTACTTCTGGTGCATGGACATTGGTGTTACCGGCGCATCTCAGTGATG ATATGCTATTTCTTCTACAAGAATGTTACTTTCGGTGTCACCATCTTTCTGTACGAAGCGTTTGCATCGTTCTCTGGGAAGCCAGCTTATAATGATTGGTTCTTGTCACTCTATAATGTTTTCTTCACTTCCCTTCCTGTCATTGCTTTGGGGGTGTTTGACCAGGATGTGTCTGCCAGGCTGTGCATACAG TATCCGCAGCTCTACCAAGAAGGAGTGCAAAATATATTATTCAGTTGGCGTCGGATACTTGGCTGGATGCTTAATGGTGTCATGAATGCTGTCTTGATCTTTTTTTTCTGCATCACTGCCTTTGAGGACCAGGCATTCCGTCAGAATGGTCAAGTTGCGGGCTTGGATGCCCTAGGTGTTGTCATGTACACTTGTATTGTATGGGTCGTGAACTGTCAAATGGCGCTCTCTGTGAACTACTTCACCATAATCCAGCACATCTTTATATGGGGCAGCATCGCATTTTGGTACCTCTTCCTCCTGGTCTATGGTGCCATAAACCCGAGGTTCTCAACAACAGCatacatggtcttcattgaacAGTTGGCCCCGGCTCCTTCATTCTGGTTGGTGACACTTTTCGTTGTGATGGCAACACTTGTCCCTTACTTTAGCTATGCCGCAATCCAGATCCGATTTTTCCCGATGTTCCACAACAAGATTCAGTGGAAAAGGTACTTGGGGAAGGCCGAAGATCCGGAAGTAGCAAGGCAGTTGTCGTCACGACATCGGACATCATCACAGCAGAGGATGGTCGGTATCTCTGCTCGTCGCGACGGCAAGGCTATGCAAATAACAAGGGAGACAGAGCTAGAGATTCGGGAATAG
- the LOC120670135 gene encoding putative phospholipid-transporting ATPase 9 isoform X2, which yields MEEHQSWRCNKETMNLDGETNLKIKQALEVTLDLKEDIKFREVRQTIKCEDPNANLYSFVGSMEWKGQQYPLSPHQLLLRDSKLRNTDYIYGAVIFTGHDTKVMQNATDPPSKRSTIEKKMDKIIYILMSSLLMIALLGSVFFGIWTKEDIRDGKLKRWYLRPDASTIFYDPKRAALASFFHLLTALMLYSYFIPISLYISIEMVKLLQALFINQDIEMYHEESDKPTHARTSNLNEELGMVDTILSDETGTLTCNMMEFIKCSIAGTAYGQGVTEVERAMAVRKGFRLDDDIENGGHKDNKIDDSPHVNGFNFKDPRIMDGNWIHEPNRDMIRDFFRLLAICHTCIAEKDENGKISYEAESPDEAAFVIAARELGFEFYKRSLTTIIIREWDPSQNVVEKRKYELLNILEFSSSRKRMSVIVKEPEGRILLLSKGADSVMFKRLARNGRKFEEDTRRHINEYSDSGLRTLVLAYRVLDDKEYKEFNEKLNAAKTSVSADRDEKIEQAADSIETDLILLGATAVEDKLQKGVPECIDKLAQAGIKIWVLTGDKMETAINIGFACSLLRQGMTQIIITLEQPDIIALEKNGDKLTIAKASKQRVMDQIEVGIKQIPPSTHVSTESFALIIDGKSLTYALEDDVKLKFLDLAIKCASVICCRSSPKQKALVTRLVKQVTHKVTLAIGDGANDVGMLQEADIGVGISGAEGMQAVMASDVAVAQFRFLERLLLVHGHWCYRRISVMICYFFYKNVTFGVTIFLYEAFASFSGKPAYNDWFLSLYNVFFTSLPVIALGVFDQDVSARLCIQYPQLYQEGVQNILFSWRRILGWMLNGVMNAVLIFFFCITAFEDQAFRQNGQVAGLDALGVVMYTCIVWVVNCQMALSVNYFTIIQHIFIWGSIAFWYLFLLVYGAINPRFSTTAYMVFIEQLAPAPSFWLVTLFVVMATLVPYFSYAAIQIRFFPMFHNKIQWKRYLGKAEDPEVARQLSSRHRTSSQQRMVGISARRDGKAMQITRETELEIRE from the exons ATGGAAGAACATCAAAGTTGGAGATGTAATAAAG AGACTATGAACCTTGATGGTgaaacaaatttgaaaattaAACAAGCTCTCGAGGTGACATTGGATTTAAAAGAGGACATAAAGTTCAGAGAAGTCAGACAAACAATTAAATGCGAAGACCCAAATGCAAACCTATACTCTTTTGTCGGTTCAATGGAATGGAAAGGCCAGCAGTATCCTCTGTCACCCCATCAGCTTCTTCTTCGGGACTCAAAACTACGGAACACAGACTACATATATGGGGCTGTCATCTTCACAGGTCATGATACTAAAGTGATGCAAAATGCTACTGATCCACCATCTAAAAGGAGTACGATTGAGAAGAAAATGGATAAAATTATTTACATTCTGATGTCATCTCTACTCATGATTGCGTTACTTGGTTCTGTCTTCTTTGGGATTTGGACCAAAGAAGACATAAGAGATGGCAAGCTCAAAAGGTGGTATCTTCGTCCAGATGCTAGCACTATATTCTATGATCCAAAACGAGCTGCTCTGGCATCTTTCTTTCATTTGTTGACGGCCTTGATGCTGTATAGCTACTTCATACCAATTTCTTTGTACATATCCATAGAGATGGTGAAGCTCTTGCAAGCTCTATTCATCAACCAGGATATTGAAATGTATCATGAAGAATCAGATAAGCCAACTCATGCTCGCACTTCGAATTTAAATGAAGAACTAGGTATGGTCGATACAATTCTATCTGATGAGACTGGAACATTGACATGTAACATGATGGAGTTCATTAAGTGCTCGATTGCTGGCACTGCCTATGGTCAAGGTGTCACTGAAGTTGAGAGAGCTATGGCTGTGAGGAAAGGGTTCCGGTTAGATGATGACATTGAGAATGGAGGCCACAAGGACAACAAAATTGATGACAGTCCTCATGTTAATGGGTTCAATTTCAAGGATCCGCGAATAATGGATGGAAACTGGATTCATGAGCCTAATAGAGATATGATAAGAGATTTTTTCCGGCTCTTAGCCATCTGCCACACATGCATAGCTGAAAAAGATGAAAATGGGAAGATTTCATATGAAGCTGAGTCCCCTGATGAAGCTGCATTTGTTATCGCAGCGAGAGAATTAGGGTTTGAGTTTTACAAGAGGTCGCTGACAACTATAATTATTCGTGAATGGGATCCAAGTCAGAATGTTGTTGAGAAAAG AAAGTATGAGCTCCTAAATATATTGGAATTCAGTAGCTCAAGGAAACGGATGTCTGTGATAGTCAAGGAACCAGAGGGGAGGATATTACTTCTCAGCAAGGGCGCCGATAG TGTGATGTTCAAAAGACTTGCACGAAATGGAAGAAAATTTGAAGAGGATACAAGAAGACACATAAATGAGTATTCTGACTCTGGTCTAAGAACCTTGGTTCTAGCATACCGTGTCTTGGATGACAAAGAGTACAAGGAATTCAATGAAAAATTGAATGCTGCCAAAACATCTGTAAGTGCTGACAGAGATGAAAAAATTGAGCAGGCTGCTGATAGCATTGAAACGGACTTGATTCTTCTTGGTGCCACCGCTGTTGAAGACAAGCTCCAGAAAGGG GTGCCTGAATGCATAGACAAGCTTGCACAAGCTGGAATTAAGATATGGGTCCTGACAGGCGACAAGATGGAGACAGCTATAAATATTGG GTTTGCATGCAGCCTACTTAGGCAAGGCATGACACAGATAATCATCACACTGGAACAACCTGACATCATCGCATTGGAGAAAAATGGAGACAAACTTACAATTGCTAAG GCATCAAAGCAAAGGGTTATGGATCAGATAGAGGTTGGGATCAAACAGATTCCACCTTCAACTCATGTTAGCACTGAATCATTTGCACTAATCATTGATGGTAAATCACTAACTTATGCCTTGGAAGATGATGTCAAGTTAAAGTTCTTGGATCTTGCTATCAAGTGTGCATCAGTGATTTGTTGCCGATCTTCACCAAAACAGAAGGCACTG GTTACAAGACTTGTTAAACAAGTAACACATAAAGTGACTTTAGCAATAGGCGATGGGGCAAATGATGTTGGGATGCTTCAAGAAGCTGACATAGGAGTTGGCATTAGTGGTGCTGAAGGAATGCAG GCTGTCATGGCAAGTGATGTTGCCGTTGCCCAATTCCGCTTTCTGGAACGGCTACTTCTGGTGCATGGACATTGGTGTTACCGGCGCATCTCAGTGATG ATATGCTATTTCTTCTACAAGAATGTTACTTTCGGTGTCACCATCTTTCTGTACGAAGCGTTTGCATCGTTCTCTGGGAAGCCAGCTTATAATGATTGGTTCTTGTCACTCTATAATGTTTTCTTCACTTCCCTTCCTGTCATTGCTTTGGGGGTGTTTGACCAGGATGTGTCTGCCAGGCTGTGCATACAG TATCCGCAGCTCTACCAAGAAGGAGTGCAAAATATATTATTCAGTTGGCGTCGGATACTTGGCTGGATGCTTAATGGTGTCATGAATGCTGTCTTGATCTTTTTTTTCTGCATCACTGCCTTTGAGGACCAGGCATTCCGTCAGAATGGTCAAGTTGCGGGCTTGGATGCCCTAGGTGTTGTCATGTACACTTGTATTGTATGGGTCGTGAACTGTCAAATGGCGCTCTCTGTGAACTACTTCACCATAATCCAGCACATCTTTATATGGGGCAGCATCGCATTTTGGTACCTCTTCCTCCTGGTCTATGGTGCCATAAACCCGAGGTTCTCAACAACAGCatacatggtcttcattgaacAGTTGGCCCCGGCTCCTTCATTCTGGTTGGTGACACTTTTCGTTGTGATGGCAACACTTGTCCCTTACTTTAGCTATGCCGCAATCCAGATCCGATTTTTCCCGATGTTCCACAACAAGATTCAGTGGAAAAGGTACTTGGGGAAGGCCGAAGATCCGGAAGTAGCAAGGCAGTTGTCGTCACGACATCGGACATCATCACAGCAGAGGATGGTCGGTATCTCTGCTCGTCGCGACGGCAAGGCTATGCAAATAACAAGGGAGACAGAGCTAGAGATTCGGGAATAG
- the LOC120669161 gene encoding uncharacterized mitochondrial protein AtMg00810-like: MGTLSYFLGIDVQRLPDDFYLSQASYVHEFLERAGMTNCKLVATPCETKAKTSSQDGTPVADPSHYRSLAGALQYLTLTRPDITLAVQQVCLHMHAPTEVHAGMLKRILRYIKGTPSLGIHLRATTSTTLTAYLDTDWAGCPDTQRSTSGFCVFLGDSLVSWSAKRQMTVSRSSAEAEYRGVANPVAECT, translated from the coding sequence ATGGGCACGCTCTCGTACTTCCTCGGCATTGACGTCCAGCGCTTGCCCGACGACTTCTACCTCTCGCAGGCCAGCTACGTCCATGAATTCCTCGAGCGTGCCGGCATGACCAACTGCAAACTGGTGGCCACGCCCTGCGAGACGAAAGCAAAAACGTCTTCTCAGGATGGAACACCGGTTGCAGACCCCAGCCACTACCGCAGCTTGGCCGGCGCCCTCCAGTACCTCACACTCACACGGCCCGACATCACGCTCGCCGTCCAACAAGTGTGCCTCCACATGCACGCTCCAACCGAGGTGCACGCCGGCATGCTGAAGAGGATCCTACGCTACATCAAGGGCACGCCTTCGCTCGGCATCCACCTCCGCGCCACGACATCGACTACACTGACCGCGTACTTGGACACGGACTGGGCCGGCTGCCCCGACACGCAGCGCTCTACGTCCGGCTTCTGTGTGTTCCTTGGGGACtccctggtctcctggtcggcAAAACGCCAGATGACGGTGTCCCgttccagtgccgaggcggaatATCGCGGCGTCGCCAACCCAGTTGCCGAGTGTACCTAG